In Herpetosiphon gulosus, one genomic interval encodes:
- a CDS encoding DUF4158 domain-containing protein, protein MPPAHADNKRLRVLDPQDRAAIYDRPMFTTEEREGYFTPTPPERVLMETFTEPPLQAFFILLLGYFKAKQRLFTVTLAEVLPDLHWISDHLDLGVAPEAFRIPHAKTIHQQRTHILTFTGYRRCQPADRQQAFHIALQAARVSPKVPYLLRILLRHFATAKIILPAYTTLQEQLIGKALTAEEQRIETLLTQHLTPADRDQLALLFDRDAGRYRVTLLRQVPRTLGPRALARERKRAAQLHPLDAIALRILPLLALSPDAQIAYAGMVSYYGAAGLHRLTTDLVNVYLLCVRHEVACVIVPRGKTTDGTCCSTSSILAGTAGRQQPVESPATMYPRPQGRIATREGNDGLPAP, encoded by the coding sequence ATGCCACCAGCACACGCTGACAACAAACGACTTCGCGTCCTTGATCCGCAGGATCGGGCCGCAATCTATGATCGACCCATGTTTACCACGGAGGAGCGCGAGGGGTATTTTACGCCGACTCCACCCGAACGGGTGCTCATGGAAACCTTCACGGAGCCACCACTGCAAGCCTTTTTTATCCTGCTCTTAGGCTATTTCAAAGCCAAACAACGGCTCTTTACCGTGACGCTTGCCGAGGTGCTTCCTGATCTGCACTGGATCAGCGATCATCTTGATCTGGGGGTCGCCCCCGAAGCGTTTCGTATCCCGCATGCGAAAACAATCCATCAGCAACGGACGCACATCCTGACCTTCACGGGCTATCGCCGCTGTCAGCCTGCCGATCGCCAGCAGGCATTCCACATTGCCCTCCAAGCAGCCCGGGTGAGTCCGAAGGTTCCCTATCTCTTACGCATCCTGCTGCGCCATTTCGCCACTGCGAAGATCATCTTGCCTGCCTACACCACCCTCCAAGAACAGCTCATTGGCAAAGCGCTCACTGCCGAAGAACAGCGGATCGAGACGCTGCTGACCCAGCACCTTACCCCGGCGGATCGGGACCAGCTCGCACTGCTCTTTGATCGGGATGCTGGGCGCTATCGGGTGACCTTGCTCCGTCAGGTTCCCCGCACCTTAGGCCCACGCGCCCTCGCCCGCGAACGCAAGCGGGCGGCCCAATTGCACCCCTTGGATGCGATTGCGCTCCGTATCCTGCCCCTGCTTGCGCTGTCCCCCGATGCCCAGATCGCCTATGCGGGCATGGTCAGCTACTATGGGGCGGCAGGACTGCATCGCTTGACCACCGATCTGGTCAATGTCTACCTGCTCTGTGTGCGACATGAAGTCGCGTGCGTAATTGTTCCACGTGGGAAAACCACGGACGGAACCTGCTGTTCCACCAGCAGTATCCTAGCCGGTACCGCAGGGAGGCAACAACCTGTGGAAAGCCCGGCGACAATGTACCCACGACCGCAAGGTCGCATCGCAACCCGTGAGGGGAACGATGGTCTGCCAGCACCATAG